The proteins below are encoded in one region of Deinococcus betulae:
- a CDS encoding carbohydrate binding domain-containing protein encodes MFQRRARTYAALSLVTLMLASCARTAVTEPQPVWQEEFTGSGLSTARWSHQLGNGFMNGTEYISGWGNNELEYYTDRPENLRLENGELVITARKESYKDAQGATFPWTSARIRTAGKFSRTYGRFEIRAKFPKGKGLWPAIWMLPEEPNPYGVWAANGELDIAEGWGSKPTEVGQTIHYGGVWPNNVYKGQTVNYPNAGTMDEWHVYTVEWTPGKIQWFIDGQLTSEKTEWWSAKGVPPSSDSDLYAWPAPFDQPFYLLLNLAVGGNFDGNPDATTPSTAEMRVDYVRVYGLEAEKKPAGERPKMTYPWTPVPGRPTLQDGNLVYNSSFDWADTDPRVTPGATHLDGVTNSAFWTLFTSDGKVSLSNDAGQGNALKADITAPGNVNYAVQVRQDGLNVESGGKYEVSFDVWAAQARPMMVKVGGGPDRGYAAYSGEQTVNIGTTKERKTLTFDMKAVTDAAARLEFNLGAAGAGPVWLDNVVVKRVGNAAGARPPAPDGNLLYNAAFTQNSAAHPGIAGVPGTAYWSTWDSGANGLTTAVSGGEVTLNVAHVDPANNWHVQLNQTDVPLVGGQSYTLTFTGRASSAREVAIVVGENGGSYARYLDTKAALTPTAKGFTYTFTAPTTNVAAQLQVLGAVGTPGDAYSLSFKDFKLVPNK; translated from the coding sequence ATGTTCCAGCGCCGCGCCCGCACCTACGCCGCCCTGTCTCTGGTCACGCTGATGCTGGCCAGCTGTGCCCGCACCGCTGTCACCGAGCCCCAGCCGGTGTGGCAGGAAGAATTCACTGGTTCTGGCCTCAGCACGGCCCGCTGGAGCCATCAGCTTGGCAACGGTTTCATGAATGGCACTGAGTACATTTCGGGCTGGGGCAACAACGAGCTGGAATATTACACCGACCGCCCTGAAAACCTGCGCCTGGAGAACGGCGAACTGGTCATTACCGCCCGCAAGGAAAGCTACAAGGATGCCCAGGGCGCGACTTTTCCCTGGACCTCGGCCCGCATCCGCACGGCGGGCAAGTTCAGCCGCACCTACGGCCGCTTTGAGATTCGCGCCAAGTTTCCGAAAGGCAAGGGGCTGTGGCCCGCCATCTGGATGCTGCCCGAGGAACCTAATCCCTACGGCGTCTGGGCGGCCAACGGCGAACTGGATATCGCCGAAGGCTGGGGCAGCAAGCCGACCGAGGTGGGGCAGACCATCCATTACGGCGGCGTGTGGCCCAACAACGTCTACAAGGGGCAGACCGTCAACTACCCCAACGCGGGCACGATGGACGAGTGGCACGTGTACACCGTCGAGTGGACGCCGGGCAAGATTCAGTGGTTCATTGACGGCCAGCTGACCTCTGAGAAGACCGAATGGTGGAGTGCCAAGGGTGTGCCGCCCAGCAGTGACAGCGATCTGTACGCCTGGCCTGCGCCCTTTGACCAGCCGTTTTACTTGCTGCTGAACCTGGCGGTGGGCGGTAACTTTGACGGCAACCCCGACGCGACGACGCCCAGCACCGCCGAGATGCGCGTGGATTACGTGCGCGTGTACGGCCTGGAAGCCGAAAAGAAACCCGCCGGCGAGCGCCCCAAGATGACCTATCCCTGGACCCCGGTGCCCGGCCGCCCCACCCTGCAGGACGGCAACCTGGTCTATAACTCGTCCTTTGACTGGGCCGACACCGACCCGCGTGTGACGCCGGGCGCCACCCATCTGGACGGCGTGACCAATTCGGCCTTCTGGACGCTGTTCACCAGCGACGGCAAGGTCAGCCTGAGCAACGACGCCGGACAAGGCAATGCCCTGAAGGCCGATATCACGGCCCCCGGTAACGTGAATTACGCGGTGCAGGTGCGTCAGGACGGCCTGAACGTGGAAAGCGGCGGCAAGTACGAGGTCAGCTTTGATGTCTGGGCGGCGCAGGCCCGGCCCATGATGGTCAAGGTGGGCGGCGGCCCTGACCGGGGCTACGCGGCTTATTCCGGTGAGCAGACGGTTAACATCGGAACCACGAAGGAACGCAAGACGCTCACCTTTGACATGAAGGCCGTCACCGACGCGGCCGCGCGCCTGGAATTCAACCTGGGAGCGGCGGGCGCTGGCCCCGTGTGGCTGGACAATGTGGTGGTCAAGCGTGTGGGCAACGCGGCGGGCGCGCGGCCCCCAGCCCCGGACGGCAACCTGCTGTACAACGCCGCCTTTACTCAGAACAGCGCGGCTCACCCCGGCATTGCGGGCGTGCCCGGCACCGCCTACTGGTCCACCTGGGACAGCGGCGCGAACGGCCTGACCACCGCCGTCAGCGGCGGTGAGGTGACCCTGAACGTGGCCCATGTAGACCCGGCCAATAACTGGCATGTGCAGCTCAACCAGACCGACGTGCCACTGGTGGGGGGCCAGAGTTACACCTTGACCTTTACTGGCCGCGCCAGCAGCGCCCGCGAGGTGGCGATTGTGGTGGGCGAGAACGGTGGCAGCTACGCGCGCTACCTAGACACCAAAGCCGCCTTGACCCCCACAGCCAAGGGCTTCACCTACACCTTTACTGCTCCCACGACCAACGTGGCGGCGCAGCTTCAGGTGCTGGGGGCGGTGGGCACACCGGGCGACGCCTACAGCCTGTCGTTCAAGGACTTCAAGCTGGTGCCGAACAAGTAA
- a CDS encoding gluconokinase has translation MRVVVMGVIGSGKTELGRTLAAQLHWPFLDADDYHSAQARAQMATGTPMSDDDRRPWLLALRRALGERPEVILACSALKRRYRDILRLPGTRFVYLDVPAALVRERLNHRPDHFAGPSLLPSQLEALETPDPSELDVLTLHVSLQDSPGDLAAHVMTAFNLH, from the coding sequence ATGCGCGTGGTGGTCATGGGGGTGATTGGCAGCGGCAAGACCGAGCTGGGCCGGACGCTGGCAGCGCAGCTGCACTGGCCCTTTCTGGACGCCGACGACTACCACTCGGCGCAGGCGCGCGCCCAGATGGCCACCGGCACCCCCATGTCCGACGATGACCGCCGCCCCTGGCTGCTGGCGCTGCGCCGCGCGTTGGGCGAACGCCCGGAAGTCATCCTGGCCTGCTCGGCCCTCAAGCGGCGCTACCGTGACATCCTGCGCCTGCCCGGCACCCGCTTTGTGTATCTGGACGTGCCGGCTGCGCTGGTCAGAGAGCGTCTGAACCACCGCCCGGATCACTTTGCTGGCCCCAGCCTGCTGCCGTCACAACTGGAGGCGCTGGAAACGCCCGATCCCAGCGAACTGGATGTCTTGACCCTGCACGTCAGCCTGCAGGACAGTCCAGGCGACCTGGCCGCCCACGTGATGACGGCTTTCAATCTGCACTGA
- a CDS encoding Rrf2 family transcriptional regulator — MRLSATDVYAFQALGFLGAQPLDRWVSSEEISEATGVHRPYLVRILAALSAKGVVKSKKGIGGGYALARKPHLISLCEVVRAIDGPVAPLSCISLNWHEPCVEEARCHARNTVYTRMRDAMLGVLQEFSVNDLVADTRQGVSYGHCLTHLLKPNA, encoded by the coding sequence ATGCGGCTTTCGGCCACCGATGTCTACGCTTTTCAGGCCCTGGGCTTTCTGGGCGCCCAGCCGCTGGACCGCTGGGTGTCCAGCGAGGAAATCAGTGAGGCGACCGGCGTTCACCGCCCGTACCTGGTCAGAATTCTGGCGGCCCTGAGCGCCAAGGGCGTCGTGAAAAGCAAAAAGGGAATTGGCGGCGGCTACGCGCTGGCCCGCAAACCTCATCTCATCAGTCTGTGCGAGGTGGTGCGCGCCATTGACGGCCCGGTGGCGCCGCTGTCGTGCATCAGCCTCAACTGGCACGAGCCGTGCGTGGAAGAGGCGCGCTGCCACGCCCGCAACACGGTCTACACCCGCATGCGTGACGCCATGCTGGGCGTACTGCAAGAATTCAGCGTGAACGACTTGGTGGCCGATACCCGGCAGGGCGTGAGCTACGGCCACTGCCTGACCCACCTGCTCAAGCCCAACGCTTAA
- the ybaL gene encoding YbaL family putative K(+) efflux transporter translates to MPHHTELIAALAVGLTLAFFGGLLATRLRLPPLVGYLLAGVAVGPFTPGFVADSRIAAQLSEIGVILLMFGVGLHFSFGDLLAVRRIAVPGALLRMLAVTLLGIGMTQLWGWSVGEGLIFGLALAVASTVVLLRALEERGTLNTEKGKIAVGWLIVEDLVMVLALVLLPAFAPLLTGQTEGGLNVGTLLTTLALTVGKVVVFVALMMVGGRRVIPWMLARVARLGSRELFTLAVLGTALGIAYGAGILFDVSFALGAFFAGVVVSESKFSQQAAEDALPFQDAFAVLFFVSVGMLFDPSILLSAPLLVLATALLIMLGKALLTFVLVLWRGYPVGTALAVGVSLAQIGEFSFILATLGRDLNLLSAQGQNLILAGAIISISLNPFLFRLIEPLQRALGGRGKAVASATVPEQTPTVLRDHAVLVGYGRVGRLVGEALTAQGQPFVVVEQDDALADDLRTQGHQVILGDAARTQVLRQAGLPEAALVVIAVPDAIQAQLMTEHVRRVNPGVPLIARAHDEHTQLALQELGATEVLFAEQELGQAIGVQAVEMMAARS, encoded by the coding sequence ATGCCTCACCACACCGAACTGATTGCCGCCCTGGCCGTGGGCCTCACCCTCGCGTTTTTTGGCGGTCTGCTGGCCACCCGCCTGCGTTTGCCCCCCCTGGTGGGCTATCTGCTGGCGGGGGTTGCCGTTGGCCCCTTTACCCCCGGCTTTGTGGCCGACTCGCGCATTGCCGCGCAGCTGTCCGAGATTGGCGTGATTCTGCTGATGTTCGGGGTGGGCCTGCACTTCTCGTTTGGGGACCTGCTGGCGGTGCGCCGCATTGCTGTGCCGGGCGCGCTGCTGCGCATGCTGGCGGTGACGCTGCTAGGCATTGGCATGACGCAGCTGTGGGGCTGGTCGGTGGGGGAGGGCCTGATTTTCGGCCTGGCGCTGGCGGTGGCCAGCACGGTGGTGCTGCTGCGCGCCCTGGAGGAACGCGGCACCCTGAACACCGAGAAGGGCAAGATTGCGGTGGGGTGGCTGATTGTCGAGGACCTGGTGATGGTGCTGGCGCTGGTGCTGCTGCCTGCCTTTGCGCCGCTGCTGACGGGTCAGACCGAGGGCGGCCTGAACGTGGGCACGCTGCTGACCACCCTGGCCCTGACCGTGGGCAAGGTCGTGGTGTTCGTGGCGCTGATGATGGTGGGGGGCCGCCGGGTGATTCCGTGGATGCTGGCCCGCGTGGCCCGGCTGGGGTCGCGCGAACTGTTTACGTTAGCGGTGCTGGGTACGGCGCTGGGCATCGCCTACGGGGCTGGCATCCTGTTTGACGTGTCGTTTGCGCTGGGGGCCTTCTTTGCCGGCGTGGTGGTAAGCGAGAGCAAGTTTAGCCAGCAGGCGGCCGAGGACGCGCTGCCATTTCAGGACGCCTTTGCGGTGCTGTTCTTCGTGTCGGTGGGCATGCTGTTTGACCCGTCCATTCTGCTCAGTGCGCCGCTGCTTGTGCTGGCCACAGCTCTGCTGATCATGCTGGGCAAGGCCCTGCTGACCTTTGTGCTGGTGCTGTGGCGCGGCTACCCGGTGGGCACGGCGCTGGCGGTGGGCGTGTCACTGGCGCAGATCGGCGAGTTCTCGTTCATTCTGGCTACCCTGGGCCGCGACCTGAACCTCCTGAGCGCCCAGGGCCAGAACCTGATTCTGGCAGGGGCCATCATCTCGATTTCTCTGAACCCCTTCCTGTTCCGGCTGATCGAGCCGCTGCAGCGTGCCCTGGGCGGGCGCGGGAAGGCCGTGGCCAGCGCCACCGTCCCAGAGCAGACCCCGACGGTGCTGCGCGATCACGCCGTACTGGTGGGCTACGGCCGCGTGGGCCGGCTGGTGGGCGAGGCCCTGACCGCGCAGGGACAGCCCTTTGTGGTGGTCGAGCAGGATGACGCTCTGGCCGACGACCTGCGTACCCAGGGCCATCAGGTCATCCTGGGCGACGCCGCCCGCACCCAGGTGCTGCGCCAGGCCGGGCTGCCCGAGGCCGCGCTGGTGGTGATTGCCGTGCCAGACGCCATTCAGGCCCAGCTGATGACCGAGCACGTCCGGCGTGTGAACCCCGGCGTTCCGCTGATTGCCCGCGCCCACGACGAGCACACCCAGCTGGCCCTTCAGGAACTGGGCGCCACCGAGGTGCTGTTTGCCGAGCAGGAACTGGGGCAAGCCATCGGCGTGCAGGCCGTGGAGATGATGGCGGCCCGAAGCTAG
- the rsgA gene encoding ribosome small subunit-dependent GTPase A: MLPELRALGWGADFESDYQAFCRTLTPEAQPQVQPVRVVGTGRQIVHVRGAHGDTEARLAGTLRQEQVAPAIGDWAVLEGADGGPGRLLQVLPRRTTFSRAVGADEGRRPQAVRQQVIAANVDVVLIVTAPDADFDLDRLERYVQAVQASGAQPVLVLNKADLRPDVGWYLDELQSLGAELEVHAVSAADGQGLDALQALLTEGVTLALIGSSGVGKSTLTNALLRREAAQTGAVRASDSQGRHTTTTRTLYLVPGGGLLIDNPGLRDIAVWDAAAADFDDLEDLAAQCRFRKCTHTTEPGCAVQAAVQAGEVSAARLAAFQAQQRQRR, encoded by the coding sequence ATGTTGCCTGAGCTAAGGGCCCTGGGCTGGGGGGCCGATTTCGAGAGTGACTACCAGGCGTTTTGCCGGACGCTCACGCCCGAGGCGCAGCCTCAGGTGCAGCCAGTGCGCGTTGTGGGCACGGGCCGCCAGATCGTCCATGTGCGCGGCGCCCACGGCGACACCGAGGCCCGGCTGGCGGGCACGCTGCGCCAGGAACAGGTCGCCCCCGCCATTGGCGACTGGGCCGTTCTGGAGGGCGCAGACGGAGGGCCTGGCCGCCTGCTCCAGGTGCTGCCCCGCCGCACCACCTTCTCACGCGCCGTGGGCGCCGACGAGGGCCGCCGGCCTCAGGCCGTGCGCCAGCAGGTCATCGCCGCCAACGTCGATGTCGTCCTGATTGTCACGGCCCCGGACGCCGACTTCGACCTGGACCGACTGGAACGCTACGTTCAGGCTGTGCAGGCCAGTGGGGCACAGCCCGTGCTGGTGCTCAACAAGGCCGATCTGCGCCCAGATGTGGGCTGGTATCTGGACGAATTGCAAAGCCTTGGCGCTGAGCTGGAAGTACACGCCGTTTCGGCGGCGGATGGGCAGGGCTTAGACGCGCTTCAGGCCCTGCTGACCGAAGGCGTCACGCTGGCGCTGATCGGCTCGTCGGGCGTGGGCAAGTCCACCCTCACCAACGCCCTGCTGCGCCGCGAGGCCGCACAGACCGGGGCCGTGCGGGCCAGTGACAGCCAGGGCCGCCACACCACGACCACCCGCACGCTGTATCTGGTGCCGGGCGGTGGGCTGCTGATTGACAATCCGGGCCTGCGCGACATCGCGGTGTGGGACGCGGCGGCCGCCGATTTTGACGACTTAGAGGACCTGGCCGCCCAGTGCCGGTTCCGCAAGTGCACCCATACCACTGAACCGGGCTGCGCTGTGCAGGCCGCCGTGCAGGCGGGAGAGGTCTCGGCGGCCCGCCTGGCGGCCTTTCAGGCCCAGCAGCGCCAACGCCGCTGA
- a CDS encoding phosphodiester glycosidase family protein: MRLSPLLWRRGRPADEAERCRTLVASGRGEAGKSPAAQEPEADEALTRRAERRITLARVTWHRRRVGTRRLSLALLGALLTGLAGARPVAIGGLVQSSAVDTRVFVGGEALPVWTLPRLGVAVRNDPQDVRLQLGTRELRYSPAAGWRAIGLPLPTRLPLPELAGGSLYVPLAALTALGVPVLADTPSLLDFAAPVSVPLETLPPSPVAVAPAPTPSPAPVPGPTPGPTPPAPTLPSATLTTLRVSRTLHRTVEVQRVVVELSGPVAHTVTREAHGLVVGLPGVTAAPSTQTLESGDTLSVLSSPQGTTVRLGTGGGRSEIFTLDNPPRVVIDTTTYTDSRVPPPVNPDTLPEGVTYRAVGKLHLLSFDPARYQPRVVSAPAGKASGVADLVRSVGGVAGVNGGYFDPASNLPVDLVAVGGLMTAGSLEKRATLGFTAQGEALFGYPKPRYVLSGPEFSVTVNSIRSRPDGTLLTAFVGDGTTRVGADLLTTVFVAPGAGSVGRALTGVVVPPEGTLAFTFDPARFPQLPRTAGAPLTVGLNWRADDAPWETALDALSAGPLLVQGGRVVINAQREGFNTAANIWRPTRQVALGTLGAQPTIAYFEHGTPEAFAAALAAAGVRDAVRLDSGSSATAYLTGGYASLGGYLNTVWSRTVPNAVVFVPRAPNARK; the protein is encoded by the coding sequence ATGCGGCTGTCACCTCTGTTGTGGCGGCGCGGCCGCCCGGCGGATGAGGCTGAGCGCTGCCGCACTCTGGTGGCCAGTGGGCGTGGTGAAGCGGGAAAAAGCCCTGCTGCTCAGGAGCCCGAAGCTGACGAAGCGCTCACCCGCCGCGCCGAGCGCCGCATTACACTCGCCCGCGTGACATGGCACAGGCGCAGGGTGGGGACTAGAAGGCTTTCTCTGGCTCTGCTTGGGGCGCTGCTGACGGGGCTGGCCGGGGCGCGCCCGGTGGCGATTGGTGGGCTGGTGCAGAGCAGCGCCGTGGACACCCGCGTCTTTGTAGGCGGCGAGGCGCTGCCCGTGTGGACCCTGCCGCGCCTGGGGGTGGCGGTGCGCAACGACCCGCAGGACGTGCGCCTGCAACTGGGCACGCGGGAACTGCGCTACAGCCCGGCCGCCGGCTGGCGCGCCATTGGCCTGCCGCTGCCCACGCGCTTGCCCTTGCCCGAATTGGCTGGTGGCAGCCTGTATGTGCCGCTGGCGGCGCTGACCGCGCTGGGCGTGCCGGTGCTGGCCGATACGCCCTCGCTGCTGGATTTTGCCGCGCCGGTCAGTGTGCCCCTGGAGACCCTGCCGCCCTCGCCTGTTGCTGTCGCCCCGGCGCCCACGCCTTCGCCTGCCCCTGTGCCGGGGCCAACGCCAGGGCCGACCCCACCGGCGCCGACCCTGCCCAGCGCCACCCTCACCACCCTGCGCGTCAGCCGCACCCTGCACCGCACCGTGGAGGTGCAGCGGGTCGTGGTGGAACTGAGCGGCCCGGTTGCGCACACTGTGACCCGCGAGGCACACGGCCTGGTGGTGGGTCTGCCGGGTGTGACCGCCGCCCCCAGCACCCAGACCCTGGAATCGGGAGATACGCTCAGTGTCCTGAGCAGCCCCCAGGGCACCACGGTTCGGCTGGGCACCGGCGGCGGCCGCAGCGAGATTTTCACGCTGGACAACCCCCCCCGCGTCGTGATTGACACCACCACCTACACCGACAGCCGCGTGCCGCCCCCCGTGAATCCCGACACGCTGCCCGAGGGCGTGACCTACCGGGCGGTGGGCAAGCTGCACCTCCTGAGTTTTGACCCGGCGCGCTATCAGCCGCGCGTGGTGAGCGCCCCGGCTGGCAAGGCCAGCGGCGTGGCCGACCTGGTGCGTTCGGTGGGCGGCGTGGCGGGTGTGAACGGCGGGTACTTTGACCCGGCCAGCAACCTGCCGGTGGATCTGGTGGCGGTGGGCGGCCTGATGACTGCCGGCAGCCTGGAAAAACGCGCCACCCTGGGGTTTACGGCGCAGGGCGAGGCGCTCTTTGGCTATCCCAAGCCCCGCTACGTCCTCAGTGGCCCCGAGTTCAGTGTGACGGTGAACAGCATTCGTAGTCGGCCGGACGGGACGCTGCTGACCGCCTTTGTAGGCGACGGAACGACGCGGGTGGGGGCCGACCTGCTGACCACAGTGTTTGTCGCTCCAGGCGCCGGCAGTGTGGGCCGAGCCCTGACTGGCGTGGTCGTGCCGCCGGAAGGCACGCTGGCCTTTACCTTTGACCCGGCCCGCTTTCCGCAGCTGCCGCGCACCGCCGGGGCTCCTCTGACGGTCGGCCTGAACTGGCGCGCCGACGACGCCCCCTGGGAGACCGCCCTGGACGCCCTGAGCGCCGGGCCACTGCTGGTGCAGGGCGGGCGCGTGGTCATTAATGCGCAGCGCGAGGGTTTTAACACAGCGGCCAACATCTGGCGCCCCACCCGGCAGGTGGCGCTGGGGACTCTGGGGGCTCAGCCCACCATCGCCTACTTTGAACACGGCACCCCCGAAGCCTTCGCCGCCGCGCTGGCCGCAGCGGGCGTGCGCGACGCGGTGCGGCTCGACAGCGGCAGCAGCGCCACGGCTTACCTGACCGGCGGGTATGCCAGCCTGGGCGGCTACCTCAACACGGTCTGGAGCCGCACGGTGCCCAACGCGGTCGTGTTTGTGCCGCGCGCCCCTAATGCCCGTAAGTAG
- a CDS encoding 3'-5' exonuclease, with the protein MNVVVFDLETTGLSPERDGIVEIGAVRIVDGQVDESQKYETLVRPTSEGGQALLIPWRAEQVHGISNEMVRRAPAIAEVLPEFLEFVNGWPVVAHNIGFDGSFMRVNARRQGLTWQPAAEHCTVQLSRRAFPKERAHNLNAVADRLGLNFAPGGRHRSYGDVQVTAQAYLRLMERLSTPA; encoded by the coding sequence GTGAACGTCGTCGTGTTCGACCTGGAAACCACCGGCCTGTCGCCCGAACGGGACGGCATTGTGGAAATTGGCGCCGTGCGCATTGTGGACGGCCAGGTGGACGAATCGCAAAAGTACGAGACCCTGGTGCGGCCCACAAGCGAAGGGGGCCAGGCCCTGCTGATTCCCTGGCGCGCCGAGCAGGTCCACGGCATCAGCAACGAGATGGTGCGCCGCGCCCCGGCCATTGCCGAAGTCCTGCCTGAGTTTCTGGAGTTCGTGAACGGCTGGCCGGTGGTGGCGCACAACATTGGCTTTGATGGTTCATTTATGCGGGTCAATGCCCGGCGGCAGGGGCTGACCTGGCAGCCTGCGGCTGAACACTGCACCGTGCAGCTCTCGCGCCGCGCCTTCCCGAAGGAGCGCGCCCACAACCTGAATGCAGTGGCCGACCGGCTGGGCCTGAATTTTGCCCCAGGTGGGCGCCACCGCAGTTACGGTGATGTGCAGGTGACCGCCCAGGCCTACCTGCGCTTGATGGAACGGCTAAGCACGCCTGCGTAA
- the uvsE gene encoding UV DNA damage repair endonuclease UvsE: protein MSAPSPAYGLVCMTVGPEIHFRTITLTRYRALTPEAREAALLDLYAENISRVQGAADFCAARGIRLYRLSSSLFPMLDLAGDDTGGAVLDALAPQLLAAGQAFVNAGIRVLMHPEQFIVLNSDRPEVRAASAAALGSHARVLDGLGLPRSHWALLLLHGGKGGRAAELTAIIPDLPDGARLRLGLENDERAYGPAELLPVCEATGTPLVFDAHHHVVHDKLPDQEHPSVREWVLAARRTWQPPEWQVVHLSNGLEGPGDRRHSYLITQLPSAYADVPWIEVEAKGKEEAVGALMAQAATLNVT, encoded by the coding sequence GTGAGCGCGCCCAGCCCGGCCTACGGCCTGGTGTGCATGACGGTGGGGCCAGAAATCCACTTCCGCACCATCACCCTGACGCGCTACCGCGCCCTGACCCCAGAGGCGCGGGAGGCGGCGCTACTTGACCTGTACGCCGAGAACATCTCGCGGGTGCAGGGGGCCGCCGACTTCTGCGCGGCGCGTGGCATTCGCCTCTACCGCCTGAGTTCCAGCCTCTTTCCCATGCTGGACCTGGCCGGTGACGACACGGGCGGGGCTGTGTTAGACGCCCTAGCGCCGCAGCTCCTGGCTGCTGGGCAGGCCTTCGTGAACGCCGGGATTCGCGTGCTTATGCACCCCGAGCAGTTCATCGTGCTCAACAGTGACCGCCCTGAAGTGCGTGCAGCCAGCGCCGCCGCACTAGGTAGCCACGCCCGCGTGCTCGACGGCCTGGGCTTGCCGCGCAGTCACTGGGCGCTGCTGCTGCTGCACGGCGGCAAGGGCGGGCGGGCCGCCGAACTGACCGCCATCATTCCCGACCTGCCCGACGGCGCGCGGCTGCGCCTGGGTCTAGAAAACGACGAGCGCGCCTATGGTCCCGCCGAACTCTTGCCGGTGTGCGAGGCCACGGGAACGCCTCTGGTCTTTGACGCCCACCACCATGTGGTCCACGACAAGCTGCCCGACCAGGAGCATCCCAGCGTGCGCGAGTGGGTGCTGGCGGCCCGGCGCACCTGGCAGCCTCCAGAGTGGCAGGTGGTTCACCTGAGTAATGGCCTGGAGGGCCCCGGCGACCGCCGCCACAGCTACCTGATTACGCAGCTGCCCAGTGCCTACGCCGACGTGCCCTGGATCGAGGTTGAAGCCAAGGGCAAGGAAGAGGCCGTGGGCGCCCTGATGGCGCAGGCCGCAACGCTCAATGTCACCTAA
- a CDS encoding DUF2256 domain-containing protein: MSAQASFGKGRPPSQRPTKLCAACGLPFTWRKKWERDWEQVRYCSDRCRKAGRAAPAAGQTP; encoded by the coding sequence ATGTCTGCTCAAGCTTCATTCGGCAAAGGCCGGCCACCCAGTCAGCGCCCCACCAAACTCTGCGCGGCGTGCGGCCTGCCGTTTACCTGGCGCAAAAAGTGGGAACGCGACTGGGAGCAGGTGCGCTACTGCTCGGACCGCTGCCGCAAAGCAGGCCGAGCCGCGCCCGCCGCAGGGCAGACGCCGTGA